A genomic stretch from Microplitis mediator isolate UGA2020A chromosome 10, iyMicMedi2.1, whole genome shotgun sequence includes:
- the LOC130676783 gene encoding kelch domain-containing protein 10 homolog, translating into MYAFKPHVFTKHSIYSITKPEGKMEAIICCDGKNLYFNGKSANNSEFHNIWEYNLAGQQWRLLISIRRLNNSLYTNDLIIGTIFESNYLGICTLQRQNTRQRPFNDELSSRTSQLHVCDLNSKSSIVRRTSGQAPYHAYRHNFIRHGKYLYIAGIERDYNETFFDVYKLNMENDVWEVDYICRGLDANEPVGGGSHHTLVYSNNMIYIFGDCDLGRRRGPFSFLKIWAFDLEKSCWKIIDTYGDENHTPQYPTDRNEVCVTSYTDPDSGEVNVIISGGSFHNQECDVYVKLSDVYFEFSDVWRLNLTSLKWTCLERFGTVLPYHAYSHSMTISPAGKLVLFDNQMSDIDVEQKYRGSALHSTWLRIPKLTDICWEAVFHYLPNLKSMTDKEIMSLGLPLQLLKSRIN; encoded by the exons atgtacgcATTCAAGCCGCACGTGTTTACTAAACACTCTATATACAGTATTACAAAACCTGAAGGAAAAATGGAAGCAATAATATGCTGtgatggtaaaaatttatattttaacggCAAGTCTGCAAATAATAGCGAATTTCATAATATCTGGGAGTACAATTTAGCTGGACAACAATGGAGATTATTGATATCAATAAGGCGTCTAAACAATTCACTATATactaatgatttaattattggtactatttttgaatcaaattatttaggtatttgCACACTACAAAGGCAAAACACAAGACAAAGACCTTTCAATGACGAACTGTCAAGCCGCACATCTCAATTACATGTTTGTGATTTGAATAGTAAAAGTAGTATTGTTCGAAGAACAAGTGGACAAGCTCCATATCATGCATATCGACATAATTTCATTCGCCATGgaaaatatttgtatattgCCGGAATCGAAAGAGATTATAATGAAACCTTTTTcgatgtatataaattaaatatggaAAATGATGTATGGGAAGTTGATTACATCTGTCGAGGACTTGATGCTAATGAACCAGTTGGTGGTGGTTCGCATCATACTTTAGTTTACAGTAacaatatgatttatatattcgGTGATTGTGATCTTGGTCGCAGAAGGGGTCCATTTTCGTTTCTC aaaatatggGCGTTTGATTTGGAGAAAAGCTGCTGGAAAATAATAGACACTTATGGTGATGAAAATCACACACCGCAATATCCAACTGATAGAAATGAAGTCTGTGTAACGAGTTATACTGACCCAGATTCTGGTGAAGTAAATGTAATAATATCTGGAGGATCATTTCATAATCAAGAATGTGATGTCTATGTTAAACTTTCTGATGTCTATTTTGAGTTTTCTGATGTCTGGAGATTGAATCTCACAAGTTTAAAATGGACGTGTCTCGAGAGATTTGGTACTGTCTTGCCTTATCACGCTTATAGTCATTCAATGACCATTTCTCCTGCTGGGAAATTGGTTTTATTTGATAATCAAATGTCTGATATCGACGTGGAACAA aaatataGAGGTTCTGCTTTACACTCAACTTGGCTCAGGATTCCAAAACTCACAGACATTTGTTGGGAAGCTGTTTTCCATTACTTACCAAACTTGAAATCAATGACTGACAAGGAAATTATGTCCCTCGGCCTTCCATTGCAGTTACTCAAGTcgcgtattaattaa
- the LOC130676781 gene encoding nucleolysin TIAR — protein MSEESNPRTLYVGNLDPSVSEDLLCTLFSQIGPIKGCKIIREPGNDPYAFVEFTNHQCAATALAAMNKRLFLDKEMKVNWATSPGNQPKLDTSNHHHIFVGDLSPEIETQTLKEAFAPFGEISNCRIVRDPQTLKSKGYAFVSFVKKSEAEAAINAMNGQWLGSRSIRTNWSTRKPPPPRSERPRHTNNSKPNYEEVFAQSSPTNCTVYCGGFTNGITEDLINKTFSQFGTINDIRVFKDKGYAFIKFTTKEAATHAIEATHNTEINGSVVKCFWGKENGDPNSVGPNANQQAQQVTAGAGQYPYGYGQQMSYWYPQGYPQMQGQFLQPAQYYSQYYSQQQAQQYMNSMRMPAPAAGAWQPGQATAAPPTGTAALQPGQQTMVYTMPQYPTQ, from the exons ATGAGCGAGGAAAGTAATCCCCGTACACTTTACGTGGGTAATCTTGACCCATCGGTTTCTGAGGATCTGTTATGCACATTATTTTCTCAAATCGGGCCTATAAAGGGCTGCAAAATAATACGTGAACCCGGTAATGATCCTTATGCTTTTGTTGAATTCACAAATCATCAGTGCGCGGCTACGGCGCTGGCCGCCATGAATAAGAGACTCTTCCTCGATAAGGAGATGAAGGTTAACTGGGCCACGAGTCCGGGTAATCAACCCAAGCTTGATACCAGCAATCATCATCATATATTTGTTGGTGACTTGTCGCCTGAAATTGAAACCCAGACACTTAAAGAGGCATTTGCGCCCTTTGGTGAGATAAGCAACTGTAGAATTGTACGTGATCCTCAGACCCTGAAGAGCAAAGGGTATGCGTTTGTGTCGTTTGTTAAGAAATCGGAAGCTGAAGCTGCGATAAATGCTATGAATGGACAGTGGTTGGGTTCACGGAGCATTAGGACAAATTGGTCCACCAGAAAACCACCGCCACCGAGATCTGAGAGACCAAGGCACACAAATAATAGTAAACCCAATTATGAAGag GTATTTGCACAGAGTAGTCCAACAAACTGCACAGTCTACTGTGGCGGATTTACAAATGGCATCACTGAAGACCTAATTAACAAGACCTTCTCTCAATTTGGTACTATTAATGATATTAGAGTTTTCAAGGACAAAGGCTATGctttcattaaatttacgaCGAAGGAAGCGGCAACACATGCTATTGAGGCTACGCATAATACAGAAATCAATGGTAGTGTTGTTAAATGTTTTTGGGGAAAGGAAAATGGTGATCCTAACAGCGTTGGACCAAATGCTAATCAACAAGCTCAAcag gtGACTGCCGGAGCTGGACAATATCCTTACGGTTATGGTCAACAAATGAGTTATTGGTATCCACAAGGATACCCACAGATGCAAGGTCAGTTCTTGCAGCCAGCTCAATACTACAGTCAGTACTATAGTCAGCAGCAAGCTCAGCAGTACATGAATAGCATGAGAATGCCGGCACCGGCTGCTGGCGCGTGGCAACCTGGACAGGCAACAGCCGCACCCCCAACTGGAACAGCTGCTCTTCAGCCAGGACAGCAAACTATGGTTTATACAATGCCGCAGTATCCTACACAATGA